The following coding sequences are from one Ruminococcus flavefaciens AE3010 window:
- a CDS encoding type II toxin-antitoxin system prevent-host-death family antitoxin, with protein sequence MPNIVPISDLRNYSSVLQDVAVGSPVYLTKNGRGCYAIVDIAEQEEYERTKAALKLMCKLDEGRKSGEQEGWISSDDVRKHFGAKRT encoded by the coding sequence ATGCCGAATATAGTTCCGATTTCAGATCTCAGAAACTATTCCTCTGTGTTGCAGGACGTTGCGGTTGGTTCTCCTGTTTACCTCACCAAAAACGGCAGAGGCTGCTATGCTATTGTTGATATAGCTGAACAGGAAGAATACGAACGCACTAAGGCGGCACTCAAATTAATGTGCAAGCTTGACGAGGGCAGAAAATCTGGCGAACAGGAAGGCTGGATATCTTCTGACGATGTAAGAAAACATTTTGGAGCTAA